The Campylobacter concisus nucleotide sequence ATTATAAAAGGAGTAAAATGCTTACGAAAAAAATAGCCGTACTTTTTAGCGGTAGTGGCTCAAATTTAGAAGCGATACTTAAAAAAGTTCATAATCAAATTTTTAATGGCGTAAAAATTGAAGTTTGCCTTTGTGTCTGCAACAAGCCAGGCGCATACGGTATAGAGCGTGCTAAGAAATTTGGGCTTGATACGACGATAATAGAGAGTGCCAAATTTGCAAATAGAGAAGAATTTGACGCTACAGTTGTGGAGCAAATTTTAAAAAGTGGCGCTGAACTAACGGTGCTTGCTGGATTTATGAGGATATTAACTCCTGTTTTTACATCAAAGATAAAAGCCATAAATTTACATCCTTCCATATTGCCACTTTTTAAAGGCGCTCATGCGATAAAAGAGAGCTTTGAGAGTGACATGATGCTTGGCGGCGTGAGCGTGCACTACGTGAGCGAGGAGCTTGACGGAGGTAAACTCATCGCACAAAGGGCGTTTGAACGAGAGGACGATATGAGTTTAGAGGATTGGGAGAGCAAAATCCATGCGATAGAGCATGAAATTTTGCCTGATAGCATAATAAAAATTTTAACAAAGGAAGCAAATGTTTGAATGGTTTAGTTCGCCAGAAGCGTGGATATCGCTACTTACGTTAACTGGCTTAGAGATAGTTTTAGGCATAGATAACATTATATTTATCGCTATTTTGGTAGGTAAGTTACCTCCAGAGCAGCGCGGCAGTGGTAGGATTGTTGGCTTAGGGCTAGCTATGGTGACTAGAATTTTACTTTTGCTTTCATTGTTTTGGATTATGAAGCTAACAAAGCCACTCTTTACTATCGCAGAATTTAGCATAAGCGGCCGAGATTTGGTGCTTATACTAGGTGGTCTATTTTTACTTGTAAAATCAACACTTGAAATACATTCTAGTGTTTCTGGTGAAGGTGAAGAGCATAAAAATAGCAAAAAATCACATGCAAATTTTTTGGTTATTGTAAGCGAGATAGCTGTTTTGGATATTGTTTTTTCTCTTGATAGTGTTATCACGGCTGTTGGAATGGCTGAGCATATAGAGATAATGATCATAGCTGTTATTTTAGCAGTTGGTGTAATGATGGTGGCATCAAAAGGTATTTCTAATTTTGTAGATAATAACCCGACTATAAAAATTTTAGCACTTGCATTTTTGGTGCTTGTGGGTATGACGCTAGTTGCCGAAGGATTAGGATTTCATATTCCAAAGGGATATATATATTTTGCGATGGCATTTTCATTGGCAGTGGAAAGTATAAATATCTATGCTAAAAAGAAAATGTCAGCTAAATAATATTTTTACGCCGATGAAAAGCTAATGATATGATGGATAAAATGTTAATCAAAAAATTTTAGCCCGAAAAGATAAATCTGTTGAAATTTGAAGGTAAAAATTTTGATAAGCATAAAATGCATAATAGACAATAGATTGATGTTTGTTTCGTTGTAATATCAGTGTAAAATATTCTTATCAAGCTACTAAAAAATCCGTGAAATAAAGGTTAAATTTGTAGTAGATAGCAAAATATAGAAGCATAGAAAGCTAGCTCGTTTAAAAGATTATGTATTTAGTAAAGTGCTAATTAATATTTTTGATCGAATTATTTTTTATATATAATTTCTACTAATTTAAGTGTTTTTTAATTGACTTTATAAAAAAAACAAGTTAAAATGCGACTTTTTAATGAGGTAGTGGCATAAACTTACAAACACGACTCAGGCGGGGTGTAGCGCAGTCTGGTTAGCGCATCTGGTTTGGGACCAGAGGGCCGAAGGTTCGAATCCTTTCACCCCGACCATGTTAAATGGTGAGTGTAGCTCAGTTGGTTAGAGCATCAGATTGTGGTCCTGAGGGTCGTGGGTTCGATTCCCATCACTCACCCCATTTTGGGCGCTCGTAGCTCAATTGGATAGAGCGACAGACTTCGGATCTGTAGGTTATGGGTTCGACTCCTAT carries:
- the purN gene encoding phosphoribosylglycinamide formyltransferase, with protein sequence MLTKKIAVLFSGSGSNLEAILKKVHNQIFNGVKIEVCLCVCNKPGAYGIERAKKFGLDTTIIESAKFANREEFDATVVEQILKSGAELTVLAGFMRILTPVFTSKIKAINLHPSILPLFKGAHAIKESFESDMMLGGVSVHYVSEELDGGKLIAQRAFEREDDMSLEDWESKIHAIEHEILPDSIIKILTKEANV
- a CDS encoding TerC family protein, encoding MFEWFSSPEAWISLLTLTGLEIVLGIDNIIFIAILVGKLPPEQRGSGRIVGLGLAMVTRILLLLSLFWIMKLTKPLFTIAEFSISGRDLVLILGGLFLLVKSTLEIHSSVSGEGEEHKNSKKSHANFLVIVSEIAVLDIVFSLDSVITAVGMAEHIEIMIIAVILAVGVMMVASKGISNFVDNNPTIKILALAFLVLVGMTLVAEGLGFHIPKGYIYFAMAFSLAVESINIYAKKKMSAK